TTCACCCTTGCTAAATCCAGTGTGCTTGAAGCCCTCAGGGCCAGCAGAGGCCCCTGCTCTGGATGGCCATTTAGGCTGGATTCGGGACATTTGGCTGGGGAAACAGTCTGAAAACCAGAGCTCATTTTATCCAAAAAGGATGCAATACAGTGTAAGGTGGTGAGATGCTGAAGCTTTGATGAAAGTTAGAGTGTGGAGTGTTCCTTGAGAAAGCAAAAGGGGGGGTACCCCTGTGTTTGCCAGCCTATAATGCCCCCAccttgctgggaaaaaaaataaaatttcctggGCTGCCTGGTGAGGCTAGGAGTAAATCCCTTTCTTCAAGTTCTTCCCAACAACTCACACAAAAATGTGGAAACATTCTCATTGAGAgagttttttattgttttttatttgcagtGTGGTAATTCACTGGAGTGTGGAAAATGATGTTGCAAGTAATTTCAGTTGAAGCTCTTAATGCTGTTTTGTGCTTGTAATACTGCATTAGCTCTGATCTGTGTTAGCTTGTTCTGAAGCTTAGTAGCAGGAGTCTTCTTGAATGTATCTGAGAAACCATCAAATCCTCTTTCAGCTAGAAGTCAAGCAAGCTCCTTGGAGAGCAGTTTGATGGGATTGACACTAATTCCAGCCTTAAAAATCTTCTGCATtcagcccagagctggggacaggcCTGGGGGTGTTCATCCCAGGAGCCCACTCCATGTGGGAAGCTTCAAAACCACCTGAAGCTCTGCCTAGCTGGTGAGCAAACCATGGCTTATGGCACACTTAGGGCCTGGAAAAGTAGAAACACAGCTGATAGATCTCAACTTCTGGGTGCACTTGGGAGCTGTTTAGAGGGGAGATGGGACAGGATCTTTGTGGTCACCTCAGGGCCCCTGAAATCACACAGTCAGTGGGCTGCTTTTGttgtgtggcctcaccagtgctcaTAAGGCTTCTCAGATAAATCACAAGAGAAGATCCCCGCCCTAAACCAGCCTGCTGTCTGCATTAAGGATAACAATAGGGGAtaaacataaaaggaaaatcaaaggaTTAAAATCAGTGGAAGTTAATAACCTGAATATATTCAAAGATCTGGGCTAAAACAAGGGAGACAACAAACCAGGAGTGGAAGTCAAAGGCCCTAACAAGGgggagttaaaaaaaatgagCCATCAGTTCAGCTGAAAACAAGAGCACTCTACTTTTGTGAGTAGCATTTTCCCTCTTCTACTCAAACTTTAAAATGCTGGCTAAAATTTCTACAGTTGGTTTAAATTGATTTAGGTGGCTAAAAAGGGGAGATTTAGAATGTTATATTTAAGTGCAAccaatttttctcttctcacttttaaatttaaaagaaggTTAAGCCATATTGAGAGTTACTTTTTCATGACATGGCAGGAGTGATATTTGACTTTGGGCTGAGGTTTCCACAGGAAAGCAAGAGCAGAGGTAGGAGTGAGCTCTTGGTTCCATGGAAGTACTGGTACAATCTCACTGATTTCACAGGAGAAAAGGTCCCCGCCTTGGCAATCGTTGCCCCTGTAAAAGGCAGTTTTCTGGTAAATACATTATAGCTATAGCGCCAGTGCCCCAGGACACGTCTGGGGTTAAGCCACCTGATCCTTTTCCATGCAGCACCCCCTACTTTAGTAGTTATCTGGGTCAGGGTACAGGAGGAAGCCCATGAAAGTGGAATCATTGAGGTTGTCAGCATAGACACCGTTTTTGTCCCCATTCCCATACACCTGAAGCCAGACCTCGTCCCCGGAGCTGAggtgcagcaggacagagccaCTCGCTTGGTCAACGTTGTTGTTCTGGAACTGGTCATAGGTGAAGATCACGGCCTTGTCCTTCCTGTAGAGGCTGACCTTGACGTCCGACAGGTAGACCGTGAGGTGGTAGGCGAAGTAGTAGGTGCCAGGGACGTTGCAGAGGAACTTGCCCGTGCTGGGGTCGTAGTGGCCCTGCTCGTTGTAGAAGATCTTGCTGAAGCGGATGGGGACGTTGGGGGCAGGGCTTCGCTCCGTCAGCCCTACACTGAAGGCAGAGCGGTGGACAAAAGCATCTTTGCCCTTCTGCCCTGGGGTTCCAGGAATTCCAGGAGATCCAGGAGGTCCGGGAAAGCCTCGGCTTCCTACTGGGCCTGGTTCACCTTTGGGACCTGCTGGACCTGCAGGACAGAGTGGGGACTGGGAGCTGTGTTTGCACTGTGTTAGTGGCTGCTACTGAAATGCAGAGGGGGCTATGGCGTGAGCCCTGCTTGGCAGCACGGAGCTGAGGAAAGGCTCAGGGACTTCAAGAGCCCCCAGGAGGTTCCACTGAGGCAGCAAGTGGAAACCCTGCTCACCCCCCACCCTGgctgtgtgcagagctgctgagagcagcatGTCAGAAAAAACATCATTAACTGGGGAAACAAACCCCACACCAAACTGTTTGATTTAGGTTATGGAATCTCCACCCCAGGAGATaatcaaaagccatctggataAAGATCAGGCATGAACCCACCAGACATAAAACCTGTTGAGACTGGgactggggctggggctgcctgtggACTCGAGCACCAACATACCACCTGTTCCTCACCAACCTTCATCTCCTTTATCTCCCTTTAGTCCATCTCTTCCATCTTTCCCATCCCGGCCAGGGACCCCGTTGTGGCCAGGGTAGCCCGGTGCTCCTCCCATCCAGTTGGCACATGGCATTTTGGGGTCAGGCTGGGTGTCCTGGGCAGCCACCCCTGTGGAGTAGGGGGCCATCAGCAGCAACGAGAACAGCAGGAAGCCTGCCAGGCCCCTCATTGTTGGTTCCTGATGTGGACAATGGCTTTGTTAACTTTAAAGGttaatagggaaaaaaagtgaacacTCTCCCCCCCCAAATAACAGAGAGGCACAGAACACTGAAGTTTGAGTCAGTACATCTGAAggaaagcagtgctgctggccccaAGGGCCTCTCTGCATCCAGCGTGCTGCTGGTGTGAGCTCCATGAGCCAAGCTGGACCCCTGGGGGCACATCCAGTGCAGAGAGGAGCAAACACCAGCTACTCCTCCAGCATTCACGGGCTCTGTGCACAGGCACAGATGTTTCAGGACTGAGCATGGCAAATGCGAGGGTATCTGTGGCTGATCTCCTTGCAAAGCTCTGCTCAATTAGCCACAATAAGCCCTGACTCCTCCCCGGGTGAATGAGCAGCCAGTGGAAGGTACAGGTCTGGCAGAGCCTGTCTCAAACCCTCTACAGCCTTGAAGCCAGGCAGGGGTGGTTTGTCACTGCACAAACAGCCTGCTCATCTGGGTTTACCTAACACAAACAGGAACGACAGCCAGGCTTCCCAGTTCCTCTGAGCCACcataaaaaaattatgataCTGGAGTTTTTTCCATCTGAATTGTTTTTTGATTACAGGAAGACAAATTCCACGGTGTTGAGGCATTGTAGGACTGTATTTCTCTTTAATCTGGCTGCTTTGCTGGTCAGAGCAATTAGTGCAGCTGCCCAAAATCGGGTGGGTGGTGGCaccctgcagccagcctggctttgTCCTGTGCTCCCAGGCCTTGGTGGGCTTTGGGTCAGGTTTTTAGAAcataagatattttaaaatgaccATTGTTGTGTGATACTGCTCCCCGGGCAGGGTTTATACTATGGAACAGTAAGAGTATCCTGTTAGGAGCATTGTAAGTGGCATAATAGGCAATAAAAAGTGAGCAACAGCATGGCAATTAGAGTCCCTTACCTCTgtaattttcaagaaaaataatattttggagCAATTTCTTTGCAGGGTTGATTTTCCTAGGCAAGCTATTCAAATGTCGTACTTTAAATAATGTCTTACTAGCTCTGGTGTAATTGCTTCAAAGAAAGCTAAAGGAATGTGCTGGTTTTAGCTGGGGCAGGGTTAATTTTCTTTGGGTAGCATGGGttgtgctttggatttgtgctgaacacagggttgataacacaggggtgtttttcttattgctgagcagtgcttgcacagcatcaaggctttttctgctcctcacaccaccagtgaggaggctgggagtGCACGGGGAGTTGGGAGGGAACACCttcaggacagctgaccccgaCTGACCTGAGGGGTGTTCCATACCATGGCATCACGCTCAGCTATAAAGCAGGGGTAAGGCTggccccaggctgctgctcgGGGACTGGCCGGGCATCAGTCAGTTTGTGAGGAGCAACTGTTTCCATTTGCATCACTTGACTTTCTTGGGGTTTATTTGTCTCtctttgttattttcctttccacaacaatttctttttgttattattactattttatttcaattattgcATTATTCTTATCTCTACCCATGAGTGTTCTCACTTTTACCAGTGCAATTCTCTCTCTCCCATCCTGCTGTAGCAGGGGTGAGCGagtggctctgtggggctcaGCTGCTAGctgggttaaaccacaacagtaaCAAAGAGGTTGCCATGATTTCAGTTTTTGCAGGATATTGAAGgagctttgaaaaaaaacttaaaagctCTGTCTAATGGCTTTGGTGGGCAGTGCCTAACACCTAAAATCAGAAAACTCCAAAATCCATGCCCACCCAGCCAGGCTCCAGCCATCCAGCAGCCACACAGCACTCTGAGATGGGGCCAGTGCCCTGGcttgggggcagttttggggctgAGGGTGTGCTGTGGGGTCCAGTGAGCACAGCCTGAGCCTTAGGCAGTGTTCCTGTGTCCCTGCGCTTTGGGAAGTGAAATGCCCCTTTGCAGCAAGGGATGTAGTAATGATTGTCCATGAACCAGCGTGGACCAGTGAAACTGATGTCTACAAATCCTAAAAGTGGCTTGGTTTGCTAAGCAAGGGTGTGCATAGCGATCACACTGTGACATGACCCCCTTGCCATGTCCCAGTGGTTGGCACCAAGCAGAGGGATCTTCGTCCCCCCTGCTTGGGGGCACATATATGTATCCCTCCGAAtcagcccaggctgcctggggacacCTAACTCCGTTAAAACATGGTGGTGAGCCATAAAAATCTAGCTCAAAATTGTGTTTCTTGAGCCATGTTTTGGTGATTTTGTTGGGGTTAGTTCTGCTTTCTGGTATGCTGCCTAGAACTCAAATATCATTTCAATTTTAGTGGTGTGCCCCACAGCCAGGTCTTCTGGTGCAAAATAACCCTCTCCTATAAGGTCACAAGCAGTGCAGGTATGAGGAGCccaaagcagggctgcagggagccaTGCCCTCCCCAGCATCAGTGCACACTCATCACACACAGTGCTCTCCTTTCTCGTGAGAAAAGTGCTGTAATATGCAAGGAGAAAACTACTTCTATCCCTACAGTTTAACTCAAGCACAGGTGATTTCTGTGCTTGAGAAGCCAAGCAGTTCTCTGGCATAAGCATGTCTTACAAAGGGCAAGTTTTAAGCTGTGTCTACTAGATCTGAGCTTAAACTCTGGTTTAGAAGTGACATCCCTTTACTTGGTCTTTCCTATTTTgtcttggttttccttttgATGCTTAGCATCAGTTTAACATGAAATAATCTGCTATATTTGAATGTCAGTCAAACCTTTCAGGCAAGAAATAGATGAACAAGAAAGAGATGAACTCTATACTGCTGGTGGCTTTCAGTTATTGCCTTGGCAGCTGCTGTATTAAAAGCACATATGCATTATATGAAGCTTATTCATTTATCAGTAGAAACCAGAGTAGCATCTGTGAGAACAATGCCATTCCTAAGGGCTACGTAATGATTCAGAATTTAAATTTCAGATAGCActatataaaaattatatacaGCCCCCACACCTTTCTGTGCAAAACAGACCAAAAAATCCATCTGTTTTCCCACTAGAGAATTTCCCTCAAAAGGTATTAACCAGGGCTTTGGCTTATGTCAAacgtttttctttttgtaattcTCCTAGCATAGTTTTTGCTGATGTTCCAGCAGTAGCTTGTTCCAGAGGCTCACACCTTAAATGTGAGTGGTGCAGGTTTCTGGTGAGGAACTTACGTGACTCAAGGAGATTTGGGGCAAACCCAATCGTTCCTGGAGTCTTTGAGGAAAGAGGTGAATTGAAAGGTGCCAGTGCAGTATTTACTGTTACAGCCATGCCGTTTTTCACTGTTGTTCCTGACTACTTTTTGATTTAGGAGTTCTGTTCTCTAAATAGTGTTTCCAAAAAGGGGAGCATGAATCTAAAGGAGATCAGCTATTCTTGGTTTAAAACACTCTCTGGCTATTACAAGAATAACTCGGAGAAAGATAACTTCTTGCAAACAGAAAAGTCTGTCCAATTCAgcccaaaagaaaagaaactccTGAACTTAgtaaggagggaaaaaaaaaatcatgcttaCCAGCTGCTTTGAGTCCTGGTTGGCTTGCTGCAGTCTGTTTAGAGAATGAGGTCTGGCTATCGAATCGCTATCCCTAAGGGCACGGGGAGCTGTCAGCTCAGACACTGCTGTTTCCATTTGCTATTGCGCATGCTGACCTAAAAGTTGGGTTTTCCCATTAATTTTTCCTGGACATAACTTAAGTTTTGGAACACATATATAATCCACTGGGATAGCTTGTGAAGATGGCCTTACAGGGAAAAGATGGGTTTGGGAATTGGACGGGAACTGGAAGAGCAGTGGTTTCCTGGAGAGCCTGTGTGAGAGCCTGTTCAACCAGGGCTGTGCTTGCCCAGCACcggctgctgctctctgcaaaTTGGGAAATGTTGTTAGTGGCTGGTGGAGAAAGTGTGTCCAGCTTGCAGTAATGCACGCACATGGGGCTTTCAGTGTGTTAGTAAATGAATTATTGTGGAATAAGTTTGGGCTTCTCCTTTTAACTGCAAGAACCATTCCTGCCTGGAGGCTGCTGCCACACCAAAGAAGGGCAAAGCTGCCTGAGGGGaagggcagcactgggggagAGTTCCTTTTTAAGGCACCCAATGCCAGCACTATTGTAAATGACTGGAGTAATTTCCGCCCTAGGATGGCTTTCTACCTATCGAGCTTTTTGGCTTTAGGTCAAAACAAAGTCTCTTTCTCCCTGTATCTGTCTCCTTCCAAAGCAGAGGTTGAACCTTAGCTAGCAGACgctttcctctgcagctgctctggggcagctcaAAGTTAGCTAGGTGGAACCTTGGCAAACCTGAGCTCCCAAATCATACCAGGAAAAAACTGTGATGTGCGATGTTGCAGCTGGGCATGGGGAGCTGGTGTGCTTGTGAGAGGGGAAACTCATCCAAGTGAATGCCAGCATGGCAGTATTCTGAATTGCTGAGTTCTTTTCAAGAGCTGGCTATCTGGAGAGACTAAAAACATGTATAAATGAGCACATAAGTAACATTTTATATGTAGTGCTGGGAGTCAGCAAGAGTGAATTTTTAAGACTGAGGAGAAGGTGCAGAAGGGAGGAGCCACAGGACAACTGCATACTGCCTGCCTTGTTTTGGTCAAGCCCTTAGTCCAGcatttgaagaatatttttagtttttgttgGATGATGGATTTTCCATGCAATGTTGAGACTTAATCTCTCATGCAACCCCAGTAAAATATGACAGTGATCTAGTTGGATCTGTTTTGTTATAAATGTGATTTTCTAGAGCCATGTGCATTTGTGTGCATGCAATGCCAATGTTTCCGTTGAAGTCTCCTGAGTAATGAATGGAGGAGCAAGACCTTGGAACTGAAATTGGACCAGCTTTTTCTGTAGAGTGAGAGGTtttcagctgcccctgccctaGGTGTGAGCAGGAAAAGGCTGGTTCCCCTGCCAACTTTTGGCTTGAACCCTGAAATGTATGATTGGGATATTTATTAGGCTGCCAGGAGTTGAGGACTGGACCTAAGGTGCTTAACAGGTAGTGCTGCAATTACCTCATGGTCTTTCAATTCAGTTGTCAGGGAAATACCACAGTGATAAATTTTTCAGTGGTCCATCAAACATCTTCCCAGACATTATCCCGGCCTCCCAGGAGAGAGGTGGAAGTTTATCTCTGGAGGTACACCCAGCTGATACAACCCCTGGCACACTTGCTTGCGGTTATGTTATGTTGCACACTTGGTTTGCAGATTGGTGCtggctcctgttcctgctgcagagggagatATTGTACAATCCAGGGAGTTGCTTCTGGCTTTGTGAtaggaaaacaaatcaaatgCTTTGTCTCTGCCTGGCGACAAGAAAAACCTGCCACCAAATGTGGGCTGTcctggcagtgcccacagcAGCGGTGCTCAGGGACAGCAGCTCTGGATAGACTGGGGGTGTTTTGGCACAGAGAAGGCTGCTGCTCACAAGTCCTGCAATGCCTTCTCTGCTTTGCTCCATGGTCAACAGCTCTCCTGTGTGGGACACGTACCTAACTTGGCTACAGGCCTCATGCTGAGCCTGGATGTTTCCTCTCTTGGATCTGATGCAAGCCAGCCaataagaaaaacacaaaactgaCTTGATGGATTGTGGCTCGCAGCTTTCagtaagaattaaaaataagcacAAGGTTATATTTAGCCATCTataaacaggaataaaataGAGCAGAGGCTCATTATCAGCTATGCTCTGTCAGATCCCTGCTGGTGTTGTTTCAGGGGTAGAAAGCTGCTTTGGCCAGGGAGGTTGGGACGGTTGGTGACTGTCCAGGCCCTGTTGGCAGGGTCTGTGccatggggctggggcaggagccctCAGCTGCCCACCACTGTCTTCTCCCAACGGGATCAAACCAGCATCACCGTGGAGCCCAGTTCCATGGGAACCCTCATCCCCCTGGTTGTCCCTTCCTGAGACTGCTCTTCCCGTCCAGAGCTGGGGTTCCTCCACTGGGATCTGTCCCGAGCACTGTGCTCCAGTTTGCTGTCCCCCCGGGATGCCAGGTCATTCCCTTGTCTTCCCTCTGGCCCTGGATACTGCATGTCCCAGAAACAACACACATTCCCCACTTTGCTAAAAATGGCCAAAACCGCTGATGCTGTCTGGCAGGCGGCCTGGCAGGCTGCTCCCTGCTATTTTGGTGCTGTCTGAGGCCGTGCACCCTGGAGGGACCACAGCCTCTATGCCAGGGTCTGCAGTCTCCATGCCAAGGGTGCTACTGGCTCCATTTCAGGGCACCGCAGGCAGCTCGGACAAAGTCAGCTCAGGCCAAGTCCACTCCTGTGGCCAGCCAGACCTGTGCCTGTTCCTGCCACTGCCTCATAGGCACCTGCATTGGGTGCAAGACACCAGCGAGTGCTGAGGAGCCAGctccaaagaaaaagcagtaaaatggcCTGTGCTGCCATCTCACCAAACTGCAATTCCCTGTGATCCCAGGCATCCTTGAATGCCCAAACCCTTCCCTGTACAGCCTTGTACTTCCCTCTAGTGGCTAATTATTACTgggagctctccctgtgccaggctggagggTATCAACCTGGTCCTGCGTGCCCCTGGGGCCTGCTCAGCCCCCTCCCCATGAAGCTGCATCCTGTGGGatcagctgtgctggtgggtgCACCGTGTGCCATTGatgtccccagcagtgccagaagGGAGGCACAAGGGCCATCGACATGGCGTGTGGCACAGCCTTTCCTGTTACTGGCCCTGATGTTCCCCCTGGATTTTCCTACATGAGCGTGGGGaggtggcacaggtacagggaCAGGCAGATCTGGCAGCAGTGCCCAAGGACAGTGTGTGGGTGCCAGCCCGTAGCAGGGGACAGTGGCTTTCTGTGGCCATGTGAaagcccagctgggctgtgcagggtgGCTGCTTCCCCAAGGCCATGGTAGTGTGATAATGGGTGGAGTGGGACAGGACATGCTACAGGATAATGGGTGGAGTGGGACAGGACAGGGGATGCTGAGGCAGCGTTTGGGTCCAGGGAGAAGGTGACACACCCCACTTGGTGGGCTGGGGGGAAGCCTggccctggctgcaggacacaggacCCACTGCCACACTCTGCCTTTGCTTGagtccagcctcctgctcagcactggggtTACCGATTTCTCAGCCCATTTCACACGCACAAACGggctcttttcttccctgtgatgGGCAGCTTGGACAGAACAGCTCCTTGCCAGGCTTGAGCAACAGCGTGTTTCTCTTCTTGGTGATTGCAAATAAATTTCCCTGGCCTCATGGGATCCCCACTTGGCTCCCGGCAAGGGATCTTGGCACAGCAGGATTTCTCATGCCGAAAGGGACATTGAGATGCATTTGTCCAGGAAACGGAGCCCTGTAAACACTGCTCAATGCTTCTTTTATGAATGTCATAGCTGTTCCCAGGGTGCTCATTTCTGCACTGCAAGTTCAGGGTGCTGCGTTGGCCTCCCCAGGCTGGCCAGGGGAAGGCAGCCAAGGGCCCGGGGAGGGGGTTCTGCACGACTGCATCCACCTCCCCCCCGCTCCCACGCCAGCCCCCAGCCGAGTAAGGTACTGGCGGCTTTCAGCACAATCTGGTCTCGTTTGGGGGCTCACTCTAAGCTGGGAAGAAATTGGGCAGGGAACAGAATAACCTCAGTGATCTGGTATGCGGATCACTCCCCTGTGACATCCCCAGCCGAAACGGCCCCGCCAGCTTTCACTCCCTGCAGAGATCGCATCTTTCCAACGAGGCACCTGGGAGCGCACCTCTGCCCGGCTGCCCTCTTCAGCCCGGCTCCACGGGCTGAGTTGTTAATGAGGTACTTAATGAGATTGCCACTTGCCTGTTGAAATGAGCGGCTCAGcgcaggcaaggaaggagagctggcagctgctAACCACGCAGCCCCCCGCAGCCCGCTTGCGTTCAGCGGGACCGCATTTTTACAGAGTACAGGAATTATTTATTAGGAGAGCGTTTCTGAGTCATTCAGGCAAGGAAAAGCGCATTTCCTTCGCGCAGAGGAGTTATCCTAGCCAGCCCCTCCGCGGCTTGGACAATAGATGGAGCTCACCGCCCTGGCTCCGCACGCCTGGCCGAGGCTGCTGGACCGAGGACACCCTCAAAGAGCCACCGAGCTCGAGGAGAGCCCCAAGACCCTCCGGGGGCAGCCAGGCACTTCTCTCTGCCGGTGGGTGGGCAGTAGGGGTGAGGGAGCCGtgaccccagccagcagcaaacaaaatggaagaggaaaattGGGTTGTGTCTGGGGCTTTGCAACATTTGCACAATGTGGTGGGGGTAATCCCAGCACAGTTTCCACGGTCTTCCCGGTCTACATCACGCTTTTGTCCTTTTAAAAGAGGTGTCTGCTCCCAGTCCCCTATTTTTATTCGGTTTTGGTTGCTGAGGGACAGAAATGGCATCATCTCCCCTTGTCAGCACTTCACATCACTGGACATATCTCTTCTTTCAGACGCCATACCTGCTGCTCTCGATTTGGGGTAACAGTGTTGCCGGGGTGTCTGGGGGAACTGCACAAACCAGAGGAGTCTATTTGCTCTGGGTCTGATGGCAAAGGGAGCATGTGGAGCCGCAAAACCCCAAGCAGTTTGGCAGAGCCTGGGGGTAGTTGGTGGCTCCACACTAGGGCCcagtgcaggcagcaaggaGCCGTGGGATACTGGAGCTCCTGTTACTGGCATTTCAGAGTACCCCCAGCCCTCCACACAGCAGCCAGTTGGGATTTAGGACTCCTCGCAAGgggattttctttccctctctctgtcccttcCCCCCCGTTATCCCCCACTGCAAACAGGACAGTTGCTCTCACTGCAGGCAGGTGTGTGGGTGCTGGTGCCCTCCCGAGTGCAGCCCCGAGCAGGCAGGGCgcagggagggcacagggagggcacagggaaggCACAGAAAAGGCACAGTGAGGGCGCAGGGAGGATGCAGGGAGGATGCAGGGAAGGCACAGAAAAGACACAGGCAGGGCGCAGAGAGGGCACAGAGAAGGCacaggcagggcacagggagggcgCAGGGAGGGCACAGAGAAGGCACAGGGAGGGCGCAGGCAGGGAGCCGGCAGGGCACTGAGAGGGCACAGAGAAGGCacaggcagggcacagggagggcacagggagggcacagAGAAGGCACAGGGAGGGCGCAGGCAGGGAGCcggcagggcactgggaggacGCAGAGAAGGCgcaggcagggcacagggagggcgCAGGCAGGGAGGGCGCAGGGAGGGCACAGAGAAggcacagggagggcacagagaaggcacaggcagggcacaggcagggcGCAGGGAGGGCGCAGGGAGGGCACAGAGAAGGCACAGGGAGGGCGCAGGCAGGGAGCCGGCAGGGCCCTGGGAGGGCGCAGAGAAGGCgcaggcagggcacagggagggcacgggcagggcacagggagggcacGGGCAGGGCTCCTCATGGCTCCATAAACCACAGCCCTCGTCAGCTGTGTTTGGAAGCGCTGCCTTGTGACAGATCCATGTCCGTGGTCACCGATCCATGTCCGTGGTCACCCCAGCACTGGGGTGAAAGTCAGGAGCCCGCAGGGGAGATGACTGCTTCCCATCACACTTTGCTGTGCATTATGCAAATTCAGCAGAACAATTTTTGGCCATAAAGGTTTTTCCATTCACTGAAGTATCGATCCAGAGCCATCGGCCCGGTAACCTCTGCCGTGCATTAGCTGCTCGCCGCCTTTGGATGATGATGGGTGTGGCGTTAGGGCATGGGGGGGATTTGGCGCTGGCCTGCTGGAGTCTGGGGCTCTTTTCCCAGTGCAAGACTCTCCTGGACTGTCATTCTGCTGCCAGTGAGACGGAGTCACTGTGTGCTCAGATCAGGCaactgctccctgcctgcttgCACAGAGGGTCTGTGCTCAAATTCAATAATCTTTGAAAGCACCAGTGAGGTGCTAAGGGATAAGTTTGCGTGTTTCTCTCATCTACAAAATCTATTCACTTAGAAATGAGAATGTGATTAATTAAAGGCATCAGGAATCTTACATTCTCTATAATGTGAAATATAATTGCTCAGTCTGAGCGATGCATGTTTCACCAAGAAACTGTAAAtctgttaaaaaattattactCTGCATTTTTACTTTGGGCGTAAATCATTCCAAAGTGCTCTTTGGGAAGTCACAGAGAATGACACATCCGTGACACTTTTGATAGggcatttctttgtgttttgcagAAGGCGTTTATGTTTACCATAGAACTAATAAAGACTTATGGTATCTTCAATTATTCATTTTCATAAGTGCTTGTTCTCCTGACTTGAGCAGTCAAAACCACACTGTTACTGGCAGTAAATTACGGGGTTTTTTCTGGAATCAGATGACTTTGCCTCCACTTTGCCTCTGTTCCACATGAAAAACAATG
This genomic window from Corvus hawaiiensis isolate bCorHaw1 chromosome 10, bCorHaw1.pri.cur, whole genome shotgun sequence contains:
- the ADIPOQ gene encoding adiponectin translates to METAVSELTAPRALRDSDSIARPHSLNRLQQANQDSKQLEPTMRGLAGFLLFSLLLMAPYSTGVAAQDTQPDPKMPCANWMGGAPGYPGHNGVPGRDGKDGRDGLKGDKGDEGPAGPKGEPGPVGSRGFPGPPGSPGIPGTPGQKGKDAFVHRSAFSVGLTERSPAPNVPIRFSKIFYNEQGHYDPSTGKFLCNVPGTYYFAYHLTVYLSDVKVSLYRKDKAVIFTYDQFQNNNVDQASGSVLLHLSSGDEVWLQVYGNGDKNGVYADNLNDSTFMGFLLYPDPDNY